One region of Vigna angularis cultivar LongXiaoDou No.4 chromosome 10, ASM1680809v1, whole genome shotgun sequence genomic DNA includes:
- the LOC108334838 gene encoding putative disease resistance protein RGA4 produces the protein MSPSSEVERMEKSRVPYASVVDNLIIAMMRTRPDIAQVVGVVISGLNAQQQLLIRDWHDVEYFTEHMLEGLTSLRTLDIHYCKKLKSLSEGVRHLAHLESLKIIDCPELMDLSSNMRQLTALQFVSISGYSTLPYGFQRVPFLRTLAITNCRSISLSDWVGDMTTLERLSIRNCEELRSLPSSIQRLINLSYLTIYCCPHLQERCKRETGEDWQYINHIPQLGLYP, from the exons ATGAGTCCTAGCAGTGAAGTGGAGAGGATGGAAAAGTCTCGAGTACCGTATGCATCGGTGGTGGACAACCTTATAATTGCTATGATGCGtacaagaccagacattgcaCAAGTAGTGGGAGTGGTTA TTAGTGGGTTGAATGCACAACAACAACTACTTATTAGAGATTGGCATGATGTGGAGTATTTTACTGAACACATGCTGGAAGGTCTAACTTCTCTTCGAACTTTGGACATTCATTACTGTAAGAAATTGAAATCGTTGTCTGAAGGAGTGCGACATTTGGCTCATCTTGAGAGTTTGAAGATCATTGATTGTCCAGAGCTGATGGATCTATCAAGCAATATGAGGCAACTAACTGCCCTTCAGTTTGTCTCAATTTCGGGATACTCCACATTACCATATGGCTTTCAACGTGTCCCTTTCCTACGAACATTGGCGATAACAAATTGCAGATCTATTTCATTGTCGGACTGGGTGGGAGACATGACTACTCTTGAAAGATTAAGCATTCGCAACTGTGAGGAGTTGAGATCACTGCCGAGTAGCATTCAACGCCTCATCAACTTGTCTTATTTAACCATATACTGCTGTCCTCATCTGCAGGAGCGGTGCAAGAGGGAAACAGGAGAGGATTGGCAATACATAAACCACATTCCGCAATTGGGACTATATCCATGA
- the LOC108334839 gene encoding putative disease resistance protein RGA3, which yields MGGLGKTTLAKQVFNDNRVCKHFDLTIWVCVSDDFNTMTILQSIIECITGQNPNLDSLEAMRKKVAEVLRGMRYLLVLDDVWNEDQEKWKQLMGKLQCARAAKGATILVTTRLEEVASTMQTHPAYHLKELSGDDSWSLFKHNAFGPNREEMEELVSIGKEIVTKCVGSPLAIKTLGSLLRDESDVKQWQNVRESEIWDIREESSSATGEENSIMRALKLSYFNLDLSLRRCFSFCAIFPKDFEIDKEELIHLWMANGFIKCEGNIEVEDVGNKVWKKLYSRSFFQEAKYDEFGMIRNFKIHDLFHDLAQSIMGEECVVIVKGRLTPLPTRVHYASLLNSSVSDDMTAFKQRTTTALKKVESLQTFLDFGRIGPVPSNHCLRALRTSSSLLSPLRDLTHLRYLV from the coding sequence ATGGGTGGACTTGGCAAAACAACACTTGCCAAGCAGGTCTTCAATGATAACAGGGTATGCAAACATTTTGACTTGACAATTTGGGTTTGTGTTTCTGATGATTTCAACACCATGACAATACTACAATCCATCATAGAATGCATCACCGGACAAAATCCCAATCTCGATAGTTTAGAAGCAATGCGGAAAAAGGTTGCAGAAGTGTTGCGTGGGATGAGGTATTTACTTGTTCTTGATGATGTGTGGAATGAAGACCAAGAGAAATGGAAGCAGTTGATGGGAAAGTTGCAGTGCGCAAGGGCAGCAAAAGGAGCTACCATTTTGGTCACCACTCGACTCGAGGAAGTTGCTTCGACCATGCAGACGCATCCTGCTTACCATTTGAAAGAATTGTCAGGAGATGATAGTTGGTCATTGTTCAAACACAATGCGTTTGGACCAAAcagagaagaaatggaagaactAGTGTCAATTGGCAAAGAGATAGTGACAAAATGCGTTGGTTCGCCGCTTGCAATCAAAACATTGGGAAGCCTATTACGTGATGAAAGCGACGTAAAACAATGGCAGAATGTAAGGGAAAGTGAGATTTGGGATATACGGGAGGAAAGTAGTTCTGCGACAGGTGAGGAAAATTCTATCATGCGTGCTTTGAAATTAAGCTATTTTAATTTGGACTTGTCATTGCGGAGATGCTTTTCTTTTTGTGCAATTTTCCCCAAAGATTTTGAAATAGACAAGGAAGAACTTATTCATCTCTGGATGGCTAATGGATTTATTAAATGTGAAGGAAATATAGAAGTGGAGGATGTTGGAAATAAAGTGTGGAAAAAATTATACAGTAGATCATTTTTTCAAGAAGCTAAGTATGATGAATTTGGTATGATCAGAAATTTCAAGATCCATGATCTATTTCATGATCTTGCCCAGTCTATTATGGGTGAGGAATGTGTGGTTATTGTGAAAGGAAGATTGACTCCATTGCCAACTAGAGTTCACTATGCAAGCTTGCTCAATTCTAGTGTGTCTGATGATATGACTGCTTTCAAGCAAAGAACGACGACTGCTTTGAAGAAGGTTGAATCCCTGCAGACTTTTCTTGATTTTGGTCGTATTGGCCCGGTGCCATCAAATCATTGTCTCCGAGCATTGCGAACAAGCTCTTCTTTGTTGTCCCCACTCAGGGATTTAACACATTTGAGATACTTAGTTTGA
- the LOC128194227 gene encoding uncharacterized protein LOC128194227 → MRKMIAVCSAPTKTLCRLNTFCLQTDQLPVSIGKRPARCTAVALSVATGLLGACNPRTVVRIIALVWVNEGPSSVGVAEIKVAVEKTGSRVVLSEIFGHSVLKDSFKRVF, encoded by the exons ATGCGCAAGATGATCGCCG TTTGTTCAGCTCCAACGAAAACCCTATGCAGGCTCAACACCTTCTGCTTGCAAACTGACCAGTTGCCAGTTTCGATCGGGAAGCGCCCTGCACGGTGTACCGCCGTGGCGCTGAGCGTAGCAACGGGGTTGCTTGGTGCTTGTAATCCCAGGACTGTGGTTAGGATCATTGCTTTGGTTTGGGTAAATGAAGGACCTAGTTCG GTTGGAGTAGCAGAAATCAAAGTTGCAGTTGAAAAAACCGGTAGTCGTGTTGTCCTGTCTGAAATATTTGGTCATTCCGTCTTAAAGGACTCTTTTAAGCGTGTTTTTTAG